A genomic window from Terrisporobacter glycolicus ATCC 14880 = DSM 1288 includes:
- a CDS encoding DUF3885 domain-containing protein, with amino-acid sequence MLGNTTPNYLYEIISHHKLEETIKYTYDEDINKEGNTIEIKYPYKVKILSSTVSSIPYKEILQGIANYEQGREPSICQSVYFININKNIIFNMYDDRGCIIFSNSKDRLINLYQRYNEWLVDYWRVYIDNIFKEI; translated from the coding sequence ATGCTTGGCAATACAACTCCAAATTATTTATATGAGATAATTAGTCATCATAAACTTGAAGAAACTATTAAGTATACATATGATGAAGATATAAATAAAGAAGGTAATACAATAGAAATTAAATATCCATATAAAGTAAAAATATTAAGTAGTACGGTATCTTCAATACCATATAAAGAAATTTTACAAGGAATAGCTAACTATGAACAAGGTAGAGAGCCATCAATTTGTCAAAGTGTTTATTTTATAAATATAAATAAGAATATTATCTTTAATATGTATGATGATAGAGGATGTATTATTTTTTCAAATTCAAAAGATAGGTTAATTAACTTGTATCAAAGGTATAATGAATGGTTAGTTGATTACTGGCGTGTATATATTGATAATATATTTAAGGAAATATAG